In Aythya fuligula isolate bAytFul2 chromosome 6, bAytFul2.pri, whole genome shotgun sequence, the following are encoded in one genomic region:
- the NXPH2 gene encoding neurexophilin-2 — protein sequence MVPLRPLVVLQGVLLQLVFCDANQVVQATDVLDWEDKDAAETLVDNVVHSRIINPLRLFVKPSPVLKHGQVSYSDSTENFWDWLSNITEVQESLARTKRRPIVKTGKFKKMFGWGDFHSNIKTVKLNLLITGKIVDHGNGTFSVYFRHNSTGLGNVSVSLVPPSKVVEFESSPQSTLETKESKSFNCRIEYEKTDRAKKTALCNFDPSKICYQEQTQSHVSWLCSKPFKVICIYIAFYSVDYKLVQKVCPDYNYHSETPYLSSG from the coding sequence gTATTTTGTGACGCTAATCAAGTCGTACAAGCCACGGACGTGCTGGACTGGGAAGACAAGGATGCTGCAGAGACATTGGTCGACAACGTGGTCCACTCCAGGATCATCAATCCCTTACGCCTGTTTGTTAAGCCATCTCCAGTACTGAAACACGGCCAGGTGTCCTACTcagacagcacagaaaacttTTGGGATTGGTTGTCCAACATCACGGAGGTTCAGGAATCTCTTGCACGAACTAAACGCAGACCTATAGTAAAAACTGGGAAATTCAAGAAGATGTTTGGATGGGGCGACTTCCACTCTAACATCAAAACTGTTAAACTGAACCTCCTGATCACAGGGAAAATCGTTGATCATGGCAACGGCACCTTCAGCGTTTATTTCCGACATAACTCCACAGGTCTCGGGAACGTTTCTGTAAGCCTGGTGCCACCTTCCAAGGTGGTTGAGTTTGAGTCGTCTCCACAGTCAACGCTGGAGACCAAGGAATCCAAGTCCTTCAATTGCCGGATCGAGTACGAAAAAACAGATCGCGCTAAAAAAACTGCCTTGTGCAATTTCGACCCCTCCAAGATCTGCTATCAAGAGCAGACTCAAAGCCATGTCTCCTGGTTGTGTTCTAAACCCTTTAAAGTTATCTGCATTTACATTGCTTTTTACAGCGTAGATTACAAACTGGTGCAGAAGGTCTGTCCTGATTACAACTACCATAGCGAGACTCCGTACCTGTCCTCTGGCTGA